The proteins below come from a single Saccharopolyspora sp. SCSIO 74807 genomic window:
- a CDS encoding DUF397 domain-containing protein, giving the protein MSNCQRWRKSSRSQQGSDCVELSDDLRYLRDSKDPDGATLRVDVGAFVAAVKRGRFDRK; this is encoded by the coding sequence ATGAGCAACTGCCAACGGTGGAGGAAATCCAGCCGCAGCCAGCAAGGCTCGGACTGCGTCGAGCTGTCCGACGACCTGCGCTACCTGCGCGACTCGAAGGACCCGGACGGCGCCACCTTGCGAGTCGACGTCGGAGCCTTCGTGGCCGCGGTGAAGCGCGGC